One genomic segment of Parus major isolate Abel chromosome 10, Parus_major1.1, whole genome shotgun sequence includes these proteins:
- the FOXB1 gene encoding forkhead box protein B1, whose translation MPRPGRNTYSDQKPPYSYISLTAMAIQSSPEKMLPLSEIYKFIMDRFPYYRENTQRWQNSLRHNLSFNDCFIKIPRRPDQPGKGSFWALHPSCGDMFENGSFLRRRKRFKVVKSDHLAPSKPADAAQYLQQQAKLRLSALAATGTHLPQMSTYNLGVSQPSSFKHPFAIENIIAREYKMPGGLAFSTMQPMPAAYPLPNQLTTVGSSIGTGWPHMYGSGMIDTATPISMASSEYGAYGVPIKPLCHGGQTLPAIPVPIKPTPAAVPALPALPAPIPTILSNSPPSLSPTSSQTATSQSSPATPSETLTSPAPALHSVAVH comes from the coding sequence ATGCCTCGCCCGGGCAGAAACACTTACAGCGATCAGAAGCCTCCCTACTCCTACATCTCGCTGACCGCCATGGCGATCCAGAGCTCCCCGGAGAAGATGCTGCCCCTGAGCGAGATCTACAAGTTCATCATGGACCGCTTCCCCTACTATCGGGAGAACACACAGCGCTGGCAGAACTCCCTTCGCCACAACCTCTCCTTCAACGACTGCTTCATCAAGATCCCTCGCCGCCCCGACCAGCCGGGCAAGGGCAGCTTCTGGGCGCTGCACCCCAGCTGCGGGGACATGTTCGAGAACGGCAGCTTCCTGCGCCGCCGCAAGCGCTTCAAGGTGGTCAAGTCGGACCACCTGGCCCCCAGCAAGCCGGCGGACGCGGCTCAGTACCTGCAGCAGCAAGCGAAGCTGCGGCTCAGCGCCCTTGCGGCCACCGGCACACACCTGCCCCAGATGTCCACGTACAATCTCGGCGTGTCCCAGCCCTCCAGCTTCAAGCACCCCTTCGCCATCGAGAACATCATCGCCAGAGAGTACAAGATGCCCGGGGGCCTCGCCTTTTCCACGATGCAGCCCATGCCGGCCGCCTACCCCCTCCCCAATCAATTGACTACGGTGGGCAGCTCCATTGGCACGGGCTGGCCCCACATGTACGGCTCCGGCATGATCGACACTGCCACCCCCATCTCCATGGCCAGCAGCGAGTACGGCGCCTACGGCGTGCCCATCAAACCGCTCTGCCATGGGGGGCAGACTTTGCCGGCCATCCCCGTCCCCATCAAGCCGACCCCTGCAGcggtgccagccctgcccgccCTGCCCGCGCCCATCCCCACCATCCTCTCGAACTCGCCGCCCTCCCTGAGCCCCACGTCCTCGCAGACGGCCACCAGCCAAAGCAGCCCGGCCACCCCCAGCGAGACTCTCACCAGCCCGGCGCCCGCCCTGCACTCCGTGGCTGTGCACTGA